The Scylla paramamosain isolate STU-SP2022 chromosome 47, ASM3559412v1, whole genome shotgun sequence DNA window GACCCTGGATCTTGTGTACACCATCCTTGTGGCATCAACACCTTTGTGCCTCTACCAGATCCTCTATTAATATAACTTCATAGCCTCCACCACATCTTCTCTTCATGGCAAAAGACTTCACTATCTCTACCACTTCCCATTCTAATATTTCAGGACCTGTCATATCTTCTCTTAATTAACAAACACTTCACTGCCTCCACCACACCCTGTCAACActtcactacctccaccacacccTGTCAACActtcactacctccaccacactGTCAAcacttcaccacctccaccacactgtcaacacttcaccacctccaccacactgTCAACACTTCACCTCCATCACACTGTCAAcacttcaccacctccaccacactgtcaacactccaccacctccaccacactgTCAACActtcaccatctccaccacacTGTCAAcacttcaccacctccaccacactgtcaacacttcaccacctccaccacactgTCAACACTTCACCTCTACCACACTGTCAacacttcacctccaccacactgtcaacactccaccacctccaccacactctGTCTTGATCTAACTCTCATAAGACACAAACTAACacacttcacctctctctttcctgacctcaccaacacaccacacctTGCTACTTCAACCTGCCacagcctaacctaatctaccttaacttaacctaacttaatctaacctaccttaaccttaccttacctaacctaaccacactcaACCTAACCAAGgctcaaccaaacctaaccaaacctcaaccaaacctaatataaccaaacttaaccagaTCAAACTTCAACAAACCTAACTTACTGCACCCTAAACtaaaacaaacctaaccaaacctcaaacaaacctaaccaaatttaacctaacctaccgcaacctgcctgcctgcctgcctacctgcttgCCTGTTTGCCTGCCCCATTCACCTCTGCCctgcatgaatgaatgaatgaacaacctAGTGGTGATCTTTTGACCTTGCCCTCTTCAAGTTCAATGACTATAcgcatacgtacatacatacatacacatacacagtttcctagagagagagagagagagagagagagagagagagagagagagagagagagagagagagagagagagagagagagagagagagagagagagagagagagagagagagaaaggggtcaGAAAGGTCACTTCACACATAGACATACGTAACgatggatggacagacaggtggatggatggatggatggaaggttgAATACAGCAGTGGATAAGATAACAATTCAGGC harbors:
- the LOC135094928 gene encoding uncharacterized protein LOC135094928; protein product: MHLSQDLSYLLLINKHFTASTTPCQHFTTSTTPCQHFTTSTTLSTLHHLHHTVNTSPPPPHCQHFTSITLSTLHHLHHTVNTPPPPPHCQHFTISTTLSTLHHLHHTVNTSPPPPHCQHFTSTTLSTLHLHHTVNTPPPPPHSVLI